TCCAGCAGTTGCTGGGTCATGTCGAGTTGAGCACGACCCAGATTTACATCCAGGTCTCGATCCAGCAGTTGAAGCAGGTTCATTCGGCGACCCATCCCGCCAGGCTCGAACGGCCCCAAAAGCCGCCGCCGGAGGCCTTCGGCCTCAAAAATAAGGGACAGGCTAATAGTTTTGTAAAGGAGAGAGGAACTTATTAGGTGTATAGCTGTAAGTATCTTTTAAATCATAAGATAGATATCTCTTCCTTGTGAGAATACACCCCTTCGGGATACGGGAAATGTC
The Verrucomicrobiota bacterium DNA segment above includes these coding regions:
- a CDS encoding tyrosine-type recombinase/integrase → MLEGGADIRFIQQLLGHVELSTTQIYIQVSIQQLKQVHSATHPARLERPQKPPPEAFGLKNKGQANSFVKERGTY